A stretch of the Saccharolobus caldissimus genome encodes the following:
- a CDS encoding zinc finger domain-containing protein: protein MAVKLSIREEVEPPVCSSCGKIIHPKEKGVEFYCPNCGEVLIRRDYMCRKQGVEYVCPNCGFKGP from the coding sequence ATGGCAGTAAAATTAAGCATAAGGGAAGAAGTTGAACCACCAGTTTGTTCTAGCTGTGGAAAAATAATTCATCCAAAAGAAAAGGGCGTGGAATTTTATTGTCCTAATTGTGGTGAGGTTCTAATAAGAAGAGATTATATGTGTAGAAAACAAGGAGTAGAGTACGTATGTCCTAATTGTGGCTTTAAAGGGCCTTAA
- a CDS encoding elongation factor 1-beta produces MADVLVVLKVYPDSDEINLDNLYGDISNSLPKEYKIVKKETEPIAFGLKALILYIQMPEQMEGGTDNLEEIVNNIQGVSHAEVVGITRLGF; encoded by the coding sequence ATGGCAGATGTATTAGTTGTGCTAAAAGTTTACCCAGATAGTGACGAGATTAATTTAGATAACTTATATGGGGATATAAGTAATAGTTTACCTAAGGAATATAAAATAGTTAAAAAGGAAACCGAACCCATTGCATTCGGTTTAAAAGCGTTAATATTATACATTCAAATGCCAGAGCAAATGGAAGGGGGTACAGACAATTTAGAAGAAATAGTAAATAATATACAAGGAGTTAGTCATGCCGAAGTTGTAGGGATAACAAGATTAGGATTCTAA